Proteins from one Aspergillus nidulans FGSC A4 chromosome VIII genomic window:
- a CDS encoding uncharacterized protein (transcript_id=CADANIAT00001752) — translation MTSTTLMTFLLCTSPNVRSVTLLGSWDNFSKPYVMERDKRVGAGHWRGCHTFTNITCDGLVNNTVSARSGGLKMGATYWYYYLLDDDIEYYNEAEPMTTHCPFLPGQPVNVLQVPIILPDTHLNRTRARSPSAHRTVQTMNPEDKYMNPREPPKPKLRLRTSPPLLQTHTPNWPFSTSPLGASTSRGPAQPGHGTQKVKHPRDEAKASRSVSPPRSKGLRAAFRQWNTSTSSFSPTNDQHGGFERQARVHAHLRPPVDDRYHVRSQSNDSYMRSPSMGNLPEHHREDGLPFRRPISAGTHGSGSLSIQERRALNTKSPHDFTPRIPLTLRPKQPWVTPVNASDHSMPSPLMRRPLSTPSTPSMLRRPSDDSQSYKESMTPTPVAVMNKRLPTLPNSPSSVMDEALRDLDEKERALDMEALASHFSTFTEPDSVDGDGPCEKSRFSEWSTDTDMVSPESVTSCLTFNEKEGSLNVPAIGLSELSDASTDNAPSDPNTPHLTVGSKSPAHHEDSPRMELPVPRLTIALSPSDLNIPGLCIDEEDEELLESNPKRHAAFFGAMELKGLGLTSPPATTLHFPEGVQDASPDRNITPTNDPSRYSVLLSQSATMKEMIDELSYLKNMIQSGSVPDLTED, via the exons ATGACTTCTACCACACTGATGACGTTCTTGCT CTGCACGAGCCCAAACGTCCGCTCGGTCACATTGCTGGGCTCCTGGGATAATTTTTCAAAACCATATGTAATGGAAAGGGATAAGCGCGTCGGTGCTGGTCATTGGCGCGGATGTCATACATTCACAAACATAACCTGCGACGGATTGGTAAATAACACCGTTTCGGCGCGCTCCGGTGGCCTGAAGATGGGGGCTACCTATTGGTACTAT TAtcttcttgatgacgatatcgAATACTACAACGAGGCCGAACCGATGACGACGCACTGTCCGTTCTTACCGGGCCAGCCGGTTAATGTCCTCCAGGTTCCTATCATTCTCCCAGATACACATCTCAACCGCACACGAGCAAGGAGCCCGAGCGCTCACAGAACAGTGCAAACTATGAACCCTGAGGACAAATATATGAATCCTCGAGAGCCTCCAAAGCCCAAGCTTCGCCTCCGTACCTCCCCACCACTTCTACAGACACACACCCCGAACTGGCCTTTCAGTACCTCTCCTCTGGGCGCGAGCACAAGTCGAGGTCCGGCTCAACCCGGTCATGGCACGCAGAAAGTCAAGCATCCCCGTGATGAAGCGAAGGCTTCCCGTTCTGTGTCTCCACCGAGATCAAAGGGTCTGCGCGCCGCCTTTCGCCAATGGAATACCTCTACGTCGAGTTTTTCACCAACAAATGATCAACATGGAGGCTTCGAACGTCAAGCCAGAGTTCACGCGCACCTCCGTCCCCCAGTCGATGATCGCTATCATGTTAGAAGTCAGTCAAATGACAGCTACATGCGGTCTCCTTCCATGGGTAATTTACCTGAGCACCATCGTGAGGACGGCCTTCCGTTCCGACGTCCTATATCCGCAGGAACCCATGGCTCAGGGTCTCTATCTATTCAAGAACGACGTGCACTAAACACGAAATCCCCGCATGACTTCACACCAAGAATCCCTCTGACTTTGCGACCGAAGCAGCCGTGGGTTACTCCCGTCAATGCCAGCGACCACTCCATGCCTTCGCCTTTAATGAGAAGGCCACTTTCTACTCCTTCCACGCCTTCTATGCTTCGACGCCCATCTGACGACTCGCAGTCTTATAAAGAATCCATGACACCTACCCCAGTAGCCGTCATGAATAAGAGGCTTCCCACGCTGCCAAACTCTCCTTCCTCGGTTATGGATGAGGCACTTCGTGATCTCGACGAGAAAGAGAGGGCATTGGACATGGAGGCTCTGGCTAGCCATTTCTCTACTTTCACCGAGCCTGATTCTGTGGATGGTGACGGCCCTTGCGAAAAAAGCCGTTTCTCCGAATGGAGCACTGATACTGATATGGTTTCGCCGGAGTCTGTAACTTCATGCTTGACGTtcaatgagaaagaggggTCACTGAATGTCCCAGCAATTGGGCTCTCAGAGCTGTCCGACGCCTCCACGGACAATGCTCCCAGCGACCCGAATACCCCACACCTGACCGTGGGCTCGAAGTCTCCCGCTCACCATGAGGACTCTCCACGAATGGAGCTCCCTGTCCCGCGCCTTACAATCGCTTTATCTCCATCAGACCTCAACATCCCCGGGCTTTGTatagacgaagaagacgaggaactTCTCGAGAGTAACCCCAAGCGCCATGCGGCGTTTTTTGGAGCCATGGAGTTGAAAGGCCTTGGCTTAACGAGCCCCCCGGCGACGACACTTCATTTTCCTGAGGGCGTCCAGGATGCGAGTCCTGACAGGAACATAACCCCTACGAATGATCCCAGCCGTTACAGCGTGCTCTTGTCCCAGTCTGCCacgatgaaggagatgatcGATGAATTGAGCTACTTGAAAAACATGATTCAATCTGGGTCTGTGCCGGATCTTACTGAAGATTAG